From the Toxotes jaculatrix isolate fToxJac2 chromosome 15, fToxJac2.pri, whole genome shotgun sequence genome, one window contains:
- the lmo7a gene encoding LIM domain only protein 7 isoform X2, which translates to MEWREQSSVSCDEAYLEAQRWIEAVTKKKFGSNDFRSALENGVLLCDLINKIKPGIIKRVNRLPTPIAGLDNLNVFLRACGKLGLKEAQLFHPGDLQDLSTRVTVKHQETNRRLKNVLITIYWLGRRAQCDRFYDGPYLNFKAFEGLLGTALYKALQESSSQKGTNVRDSGFGDSWYSEREEFYQLRGGGGGSGVHRRDDSLDSLDSLGSRPHSVSSDTTLKGSSEGCCSDTEADSVFRMAENKDNQSYRRSVVITPKASAQFNQFLPTKDKPSGYVPAPLRKKRAERNEDSRRSWANPTYGEDEGTLTRSKSVSDIQVDPAIIRQVHYQELQKYREQIKENEDKWQDDLSKWKNRRRSVNSDIVKKKEEREKIEQITYGSDRRSKTLKEMEEERESKGRNSIGSRLGSLSYLDDEDVFERPVIAPRTRAFPNRSYTIDTYYSSEPSEPSLKEDEPPAASPATGRATSPPTSQEANIVDGPAGSNTTTTVTPTTIPNSHSSLHSSRSPAAAPLQRSPVSEQTRTVKTEETTTVVSSSSPLQKVPEPRPPLSGTHTEVEAPSSGFLYKQQPQLSSMEPKPPGVSQVSASLPRSYQRSDSARLTSVVTPRPFGTQPSRISSLPRVFTVDDSHKRVNGEVDVSKKSSVPSRYHKFMTSEDEAHSSSAHSSEEEEEWDETAAKSVTSTQSISPVPPPVKSEAPVSPAPTKETSQENYCEMRINLNQKPNSSRDFGFQAAWDSTGARVTSIQPGSPAEMCQLQAGDEVLTVNGHQVAEMSYTNWKSHMEEALQEGSLVMDIRRHGKNNWDRDQPSLPFKSHKTINLTSTDHPILLGSPDRNSANSSLDFTSGTSKETLPSKEAPTNPIVDVASNGVNGSFRESVTMRSKESEPISLKNLKRRSEFFEKGGAESALPDIPVPSIIPSSSRWSWDPEEERRRQEKWQKEQERLLQEKYKRDQEKLQEEWMKAQQEIAKNVDQQEPGSLEVNSHIIGPHSPLVPVNQPTSTLWEEEERKRKEEQERQRQAEEKRKREEEERELQRLEEERKRRERQVEEERKRREEEELRWQRRREEEREEERRRQEAAEQQRRERERAFQQQQQQWAGGSHGFANVQPPLSFADRAKSKSSPQLDEEEKPQRKGVYVQPGGMAHWLLEEQLRSARDKQAQSQRAASELEMERRNILNAMRYREPERATGGGVDERKGQQSLSQAELERQQILNEMKKKAPLLTDSSWIRQRSSNSATNKESDVPPMRRGESLDNLDASYNSWRSSWTPRSNSYAQNYTRPHSALSGSTSFYSGGSGAQRPASSTLPSSYSMGSLRGGAGTPSSPWSRQTPSPSPSSPSPSTTPEPMSEAGAPQQRSRSVSGKKICTFCDTPLGKGAAMIIESLGLCYHLGCFKCIDCKSDLGGSEAGAEVRIRNKQLYCNSCYMRFKTGQPTVM; encoded by the exons AGTCAA GCATCAAGAGACCAACAGGAGGCTGAAAAAT GTGTTGATCACCATTTATTGGCTTGGTAGAAGAGCTCAGTGTGACCGTTTCTATGATGGGCCTTACCTGAATTTCAAGGCATTTGAGGGATTATTGGGCACAGCACTATACAAG GCTCTGCAGGAATCGTCCAGTCAGAAAGGCACTAACGTCAGAGACAGCGGTTTTGGAGATAGCTGGTACTCAGAGCGAGAGGAGTTCTACcaactgagaggaggaggaggtggcagcGGTGTACACAGGAGAGACGACTCCCTGGACAGTTTGGACTCTTTGGGCTCCCGACCTCACAGCGTCTCCTCCGACACCACTCTTAAAGGCAGCAGCGAGG GTTGTTGCAGTGATACTGAGGCAGACTCTGTCTTCAGGATGGCTGAGAACAAGGACAATCAGAGTTACCGCCGGTCAGTGGTCATCACACCCAAGGCCAGCGCCCAGTTTAACCAGTTTCTGCCCACTAAAGACAAACCTTCAGGCTACGTGCCTGCTCCACTGAGGAAGAAACGGGCCGAACGCAATGAGGACAGTCGGCGCAGCTGGGCCAACCCCACATACGGGGAGGATGAAGGCACACTCACCAG GAGTAAATCAGTAAGTGACATCCAGGTCGACCCCGCCATCATACGGCAGGTTCACTACCAAGAGCTACAGAAGTACCGTGAGCAGATAAAGGAGAATGAGGATAAGTGGCAGGAT GACCTGAGCAAGTGGAAGAACCGGCGCAGGAGTGTCAACTCTGATAtagtgaagaagaaagaggaacgGGAGAAGATAGAGCAGATTACCTACGGCAGTGACAGAAGGTCCAAGACCTTGaaggagatggaagaggagag AGAAAGTAAAGGAAGAAACAGTATTGGCAGTCGTCTTGGATCTCTCTCTTACCTGGACGACGAGGACGTATTTGAGAGACCCGTCATTGCCCCTCGTACCCGAGCCTTTCCTAACAGGAGCTACACTATTGACACTTACTATTCCTCTGAACCCTCTGAGCCTTCTCTGAAAGAGGACGAACCCCCCGCTGCTTCCCCAGCTACTGGCAGGGCCACTTCCCCTCCCACCTCACAGGAAGCTAACATTGTGGACGGTCCTGCAGGCAGCAACACCACTACCACCGTCACTCCCACCACCATTCCCAACAGCCACAGCTCTCTCCACAGCTCCCGctctcctgcagctgcaccttTACAGAGGAGTCCTGTCTCAGAACAGACCAGAACAGTCAAGACAGAGGAGACCACAACCGTCGTCTCCTCTTCCAGCCCCCTACAAAAAGTGCCAGAGCCAAGGCCCCCATTGTCGGGCACACATACTGAGGTGGAGGCCCCCTCCTCTGGTTTTCTGTacaaacaacaaccacagctcAGCTCAATGGAACCCAAGCCTCCCGGGGTGTCTCAGgtttctgcctccctccccaGGAGCTACCAGAGATCGGATAGCGCACGTCTGACCTCAGTTGTCACGCCAAGGCCCTTCGGGACCCAGCCCTCCCGCATTAGCTCACTCCCCCGAGTCTTTACA GTGGACGACTCTCACAAGCGTGTCAACGGTGAAGTGGATGTTTCTAAGAAGTCGTCGGTGCCGAGCCGCTATCACAAGTTCATGACCTCTGAGGACGAGGCTCACTCCAGCTCAGCCCACagcagtgaagaagaggaggagtgggatGAGACAGCAGCAAAGAGTGTCACCTCTACTCAGAGCATCTCACCTGTCCCTCCTCCAGTCAAGAGTGAAGCGCCAGTCAGTCCTGCTCCAACCAAAGAAACCAGCCAG GAGAACTACTGTGAGATGAGGATTAACCTGAACCAGAAgcccaacagcagcagagactttGGCTTCCAAGCAGCCTGGGACTCAACTGGAGCTCGCGTCACGTCCATCCAGCCAG GCAGCCCGGCTGAGATGTGCCAGCTTCAGGCCGGAGATGAGGTGCTGACAGTGAACGGGCACCAGGTGGCAGAAATGAGCTACACAAACTGGAAGTCCCATATGGAGGAAGCTCTACAGGAGGGCAGCCTGGTCATGGATATTCGCCGTCATGGCAAGAATA ACTGGGACAGAGACCAACCTTCCCTGCCATTTAAAAGCCATAAGACCATCAATCTGACCAGTACGGATCATCCGATACTTCTAGGTTCCCCTGACAGAAACAGTGCAAACTCCAGCCTGGATTTCACTTCGGGCACGTCCAAGGAAACACTGCCATCCAAAGAGGCTCCCACCAACCCTATCGTC GATGTGGCTTCAAATGGAGTTAATGGAAGTTTCCGTGAGTCGGTGACCATGAGGAGCAAAG AGTCAGAACCCATATCTTTGAAAAACTTAAAACGGAGGTCAGAGTTTTTtgaaaaag gAGGAGCAGAGTCTGCATTGCCTGAT ATTCCTGTTCCTTCAATCATACCCTCCTCCAGCCGCTGGTCTTGGGACCCAGAGGAAGAGCGCAGAAGACAAGAAAAATGGCAAAAGGAACAGGAGCGCCTCCTACAG GAGAAATATAAGCGTGACCAGGAGAAATTGCAGGAGGAGTGGATGAAAGCTCAGCAGGAGATTGCCAAGAATGTGGACCAACAGGAG CCTGGGAGCCTGGAGGTGAACAGCCACATCATCGGCCCACACTCGCCCCTCGTTCCAGTCAACCAGCCCACTTCTACTCTgtgggaagaggaagagagaaagaggaaggaggagcaggagcgccaaaggcaggcagaggagaagaggaagagggaggaggaggagcgagaGCTGCAGCGTCtcgaggaggagagaaagaggagagagagacaggtggaggaggagaggaagaggagggaggaggaagagttgagatggcagaggaggagagaggaggagagggaggaggagaggaggcggcaggaagctgcagagcagcagcgcagagagcgggagagagccttccagcagcaacagcagcagtg GGCTGGTGGCTCCCATGGCTTTGCCAATGTCCAGCCTCCATTGTCCTTTGCAGACAG GGCAAAATCCAAATCATCTCCTCAGCTTGATGAAGAGGAAAAACCTCAGAGGAAAG GTGTGTATGTTCAGCCGGGGGGCATGGCTCACtggctgctggaggagcagTTGAGGAGTGCACGTGACAAACAGGCCCAGAGTCAGAGGGCTGCATCAGagctggagatggagaggagaaacatCCTCAATGCCATGAGATACAGAGAGCCGGAGAGAG CGACGGGCGGTGGAGTGGATGAGAGGAAAGGTCAGCAGTCCCTGTCGCAGGCTGAGCTGGAGCGGCAGCAGATCCTGAACGAGATGAAGAAGAAAGCTCCgctgctgacagacagcagctggaTTCGCCAGCGTTCCTCCAACAGTGCCACCAACAAGGAGAGTGACGTGCCACCCATGCGCAG AGGCGAGTCTCTTGACAACTTGGATGCCTCCTACAACTCCTGGCGCTCGTCATGGACACCCAGAAGCAACTCTTATGCCCAAAACTACACCCGGCCTCACTCTGCCCTCTCCGGCAGCACTTCCTTTTACAGTGGCGGGTCTGGGGCCCAGCGGCCTGCTTCCTCCACTCTGCCCTCCTCTTACTCCATGGGCTCCCTCCGAGGCGGGGCAGGAACCCCCTCGTCCCCATGGTCTCGGCAGACACCTTCCCCCTCACCTTCCTCTCCATCACCCAGCACCACTCCAGAGCCCATGTCTGAGGCAGGCGCCCCTCAGCAGCGGAGCAG GTCAGTGAGTGGCAAGAAAATCTGTACGTTCTGTGACACCCCGCTGGGAAAGGGAGCGGCCATGATCATCGAGTCCCTCGGGCTCTGTTATCATTTGGGCTGTTTTAAG TGTATCGACTGTAAGTCCGACCTTGGA
- the lmo7a gene encoding LIM domain only protein 7 isoform X1, whose translation MEWREQSSVSCDEAYLEAQRWIEAVTKKKFGSNDFRSALENGVLLCDLINKIKPGIIKRVNRLPTPIAGLDNLNVFLRACGKLGLKEAQLFHPGDLQDLSTRVTVKHQETNRRLKNVLITIYWLGRRAQCDRFYDGPYLNFKAFEGLLGTALYKALQESSSQKGTNVRDSGFGDSWYSEREEFYQLRGGGGGSGVHRRDDSLDSLDSLGSRPHSVSSDTTLKGSSEGCCSDTEADSVFRMAENKDNQSYRRSVVITPKASAQFNQFLPTKDKPSGYVPAPLRKKRAERNEDSRRSWANPTYGEDEGTLTRQRQTQESIDGSKSVSDIQVDPAIIRQVHYQELQKYREQIKENEDKWQDDLSKWKNRRRSVNSDIVKKKEEREKIEQITYGSDRRSKTLKEMEEERESKGRNSIGSRLGSLSYLDDEDVFERPVIAPRTRAFPNRSYTIDTYYSSEPSEPSLKEDEPPAASPATGRATSPPTSQEANIVDGPAGSNTTTTVTPTTIPNSHSSLHSSRSPAAAPLQRSPVSEQTRTVKTEETTTVVSSSSPLQKVPEPRPPLSGTHTEVEAPSSGFLYKQQPQLSSMEPKPPGVSQVSASLPRSYQRSDSARLTSVVTPRPFGTQPSRISSLPRVFTVDDSHKRVNGEVDVSKKSSVPSRYHKFMTSEDEAHSSSAHSSEEEEEWDETAAKSVTSTQSISPVPPPVKSEAPVSPAPTKETSQENYCEMRINLNQKPNSSRDFGFQAAWDSTGARVTSIQPGSPAEMCQLQAGDEVLTVNGHQVAEMSYTNWKSHMEEALQEGSLVMDIRRHGKNNWDRDQPSLPFKSHKTINLTSTDHPILLGSPDRNSANSSLDFTSGTSKETLPSKEAPTNPIVDVASNGVNGSFRESVTMRSKESEPISLKNLKRRSEFFEKGGAESALPDIPVPSIIPSSSRWSWDPEEERRRQEKWQKEQERLLQEKYKRDQEKLQEEWMKAQQEIAKNVDQQEPGSLEVNSHIIGPHSPLVPVNQPTSTLWEEEERKRKEEQERQRQAEEKRKREEEERELQRLEEERKRRERQVEEERKRREEEELRWQRRREEEREEERRRQEAAEQQRRERERAFQQQQQQWAGGSHGFANVQPPLSFADRAKSKSSPQLDEEEKPQRKGVYVQPGGMAHWLLEEQLRSARDKQAQSQRAASELEMERRNILNAMRYREPERATGGGVDERKGQQSLSQAELERQQILNEMKKKAPLLTDSSWIRQRSSNSATNKESDVPPMRRGESLDNLDASYNSWRSSWTPRSNSYAQNYTRPHSALSGSTSFYSGGSGAQRPASSTLPSSYSMGSLRGGAGTPSSPWSRQTPSPSPSSPSPSTTPEPMSEAGAPQQRSRSVSGKKICTFCDTPLGKGAAMIIESLGLCYHLGCFKCIDCKSDLGGSEAGAEVRIRNKQLYCNSCYMRFKTGQPTVM comes from the exons AGTCAA GCATCAAGAGACCAACAGGAGGCTGAAAAAT GTGTTGATCACCATTTATTGGCTTGGTAGAAGAGCTCAGTGTGACCGTTTCTATGATGGGCCTTACCTGAATTTCAAGGCATTTGAGGGATTATTGGGCACAGCACTATACAAG GCTCTGCAGGAATCGTCCAGTCAGAAAGGCACTAACGTCAGAGACAGCGGTTTTGGAGATAGCTGGTACTCAGAGCGAGAGGAGTTCTACcaactgagaggaggaggaggtggcagcGGTGTACACAGGAGAGACGACTCCCTGGACAGTTTGGACTCTTTGGGCTCCCGACCTCACAGCGTCTCCTCCGACACCACTCTTAAAGGCAGCAGCGAGG GTTGTTGCAGTGATACTGAGGCAGACTCTGTCTTCAGGATGGCTGAGAACAAGGACAATCAGAGTTACCGCCGGTCAGTGGTCATCACACCCAAGGCCAGCGCCCAGTTTAACCAGTTTCTGCCCACTAAAGACAAACCTTCAGGCTACGTGCCTGCTCCACTGAGGAAGAAACGGGCCGAACGCAATGAGGACAGTCGGCGCAGCTGGGCCAACCCCACATACGGGGAGGATGAAGGCACACTCACCAG ACAGCGCCAAACGCAAGAGAGTATCGACGG GAGTAAATCAGTAAGTGACATCCAGGTCGACCCCGCCATCATACGGCAGGTTCACTACCAAGAGCTACAGAAGTACCGTGAGCAGATAAAGGAGAATGAGGATAAGTGGCAGGAT GACCTGAGCAAGTGGAAGAACCGGCGCAGGAGTGTCAACTCTGATAtagtgaagaagaaagaggaacgGGAGAAGATAGAGCAGATTACCTACGGCAGTGACAGAAGGTCCAAGACCTTGaaggagatggaagaggagag AGAAAGTAAAGGAAGAAACAGTATTGGCAGTCGTCTTGGATCTCTCTCTTACCTGGACGACGAGGACGTATTTGAGAGACCCGTCATTGCCCCTCGTACCCGAGCCTTTCCTAACAGGAGCTACACTATTGACACTTACTATTCCTCTGAACCCTCTGAGCCTTCTCTGAAAGAGGACGAACCCCCCGCTGCTTCCCCAGCTACTGGCAGGGCCACTTCCCCTCCCACCTCACAGGAAGCTAACATTGTGGACGGTCCTGCAGGCAGCAACACCACTACCACCGTCACTCCCACCACCATTCCCAACAGCCACAGCTCTCTCCACAGCTCCCGctctcctgcagctgcaccttTACAGAGGAGTCCTGTCTCAGAACAGACCAGAACAGTCAAGACAGAGGAGACCACAACCGTCGTCTCCTCTTCCAGCCCCCTACAAAAAGTGCCAGAGCCAAGGCCCCCATTGTCGGGCACACATACTGAGGTGGAGGCCCCCTCCTCTGGTTTTCTGTacaaacaacaaccacagctcAGCTCAATGGAACCCAAGCCTCCCGGGGTGTCTCAGgtttctgcctccctccccaGGAGCTACCAGAGATCGGATAGCGCACGTCTGACCTCAGTTGTCACGCCAAGGCCCTTCGGGACCCAGCCCTCCCGCATTAGCTCACTCCCCCGAGTCTTTACA GTGGACGACTCTCACAAGCGTGTCAACGGTGAAGTGGATGTTTCTAAGAAGTCGTCGGTGCCGAGCCGCTATCACAAGTTCATGACCTCTGAGGACGAGGCTCACTCCAGCTCAGCCCACagcagtgaagaagaggaggagtgggatGAGACAGCAGCAAAGAGTGTCACCTCTACTCAGAGCATCTCACCTGTCCCTCCTCCAGTCAAGAGTGAAGCGCCAGTCAGTCCTGCTCCAACCAAAGAAACCAGCCAG GAGAACTACTGTGAGATGAGGATTAACCTGAACCAGAAgcccaacagcagcagagactttGGCTTCCAAGCAGCCTGGGACTCAACTGGAGCTCGCGTCACGTCCATCCAGCCAG GCAGCCCGGCTGAGATGTGCCAGCTTCAGGCCGGAGATGAGGTGCTGACAGTGAACGGGCACCAGGTGGCAGAAATGAGCTACACAAACTGGAAGTCCCATATGGAGGAAGCTCTACAGGAGGGCAGCCTGGTCATGGATATTCGCCGTCATGGCAAGAATA ACTGGGACAGAGACCAACCTTCCCTGCCATTTAAAAGCCATAAGACCATCAATCTGACCAGTACGGATCATCCGATACTTCTAGGTTCCCCTGACAGAAACAGTGCAAACTCCAGCCTGGATTTCACTTCGGGCACGTCCAAGGAAACACTGCCATCCAAAGAGGCTCCCACCAACCCTATCGTC GATGTGGCTTCAAATGGAGTTAATGGAAGTTTCCGTGAGTCGGTGACCATGAGGAGCAAAG AGTCAGAACCCATATCTTTGAAAAACTTAAAACGGAGGTCAGAGTTTTTtgaaaaag gAGGAGCAGAGTCTGCATTGCCTGAT ATTCCTGTTCCTTCAATCATACCCTCCTCCAGCCGCTGGTCTTGGGACCCAGAGGAAGAGCGCAGAAGACAAGAAAAATGGCAAAAGGAACAGGAGCGCCTCCTACAG GAGAAATATAAGCGTGACCAGGAGAAATTGCAGGAGGAGTGGATGAAAGCTCAGCAGGAGATTGCCAAGAATGTGGACCAACAGGAG CCTGGGAGCCTGGAGGTGAACAGCCACATCATCGGCCCACACTCGCCCCTCGTTCCAGTCAACCAGCCCACTTCTACTCTgtgggaagaggaagagagaaagaggaaggaggagcaggagcgccaaaggcaggcagaggagaagaggaagagggaggaggaggagcgagaGCTGCAGCGTCtcgaggaggagagaaagaggagagagagacaggtggaggaggagaggaagaggagggaggaggaagagttgagatggcagaggaggagagaggaggagagggaggaggagaggaggcggcaggaagctgcagagcagcagcgcagagagcgggagagagccttccagcagcaacagcagcagtg GGCTGGTGGCTCCCATGGCTTTGCCAATGTCCAGCCTCCATTGTCCTTTGCAGACAG GGCAAAATCCAAATCATCTCCTCAGCTTGATGAAGAGGAAAAACCTCAGAGGAAAG GTGTGTATGTTCAGCCGGGGGGCATGGCTCACtggctgctggaggagcagTTGAGGAGTGCACGTGACAAACAGGCCCAGAGTCAGAGGGCTGCATCAGagctggagatggagaggagaaacatCCTCAATGCCATGAGATACAGAGAGCCGGAGAGAG CGACGGGCGGTGGAGTGGATGAGAGGAAAGGTCAGCAGTCCCTGTCGCAGGCTGAGCTGGAGCGGCAGCAGATCCTGAACGAGATGAAGAAGAAAGCTCCgctgctgacagacagcagctggaTTCGCCAGCGTTCCTCCAACAGTGCCACCAACAAGGAGAGTGACGTGCCACCCATGCGCAG AGGCGAGTCTCTTGACAACTTGGATGCCTCCTACAACTCCTGGCGCTCGTCATGGACACCCAGAAGCAACTCTTATGCCCAAAACTACACCCGGCCTCACTCTGCCCTCTCCGGCAGCACTTCCTTTTACAGTGGCGGGTCTGGGGCCCAGCGGCCTGCTTCCTCCACTCTGCCCTCCTCTTACTCCATGGGCTCCCTCCGAGGCGGGGCAGGAACCCCCTCGTCCCCATGGTCTCGGCAGACACCTTCCCCCTCACCTTCCTCTCCATCACCCAGCACCACTCCAGAGCCCATGTCTGAGGCAGGCGCCCCTCAGCAGCGGAGCAG GTCAGTGAGTGGCAAGAAAATCTGTACGTTCTGTGACACCCCGCTGGGAAAGGGAGCGGCCATGATCATCGAGTCCCTCGGGCTCTGTTATCATTTGGGCTGTTTTAAG TGTATCGACTGTAAGTCCGACCTTGGA